From a single Ailuropoda melanoleuca isolate Jingjing chromosome 12, ASM200744v2, whole genome shotgun sequence genomic region:
- the CAMKK2 gene encoding calcium/calmodulin-dependent protein kinase kinase 2 isoform X3, translated as MSSCVSSQPSSDPAALQDELGGGGGSSSEGQKPCEALQGLSSLSIRLGMESFIVVTECEPGCAVDRSLARDRPLEADGREVPLDASASGPQARPQLCSRKLSLQERSQLDTNGRCGHLALAHSPVGSPQSSPRLPRRPTVESHHVSITGMQDCVQLNQYTLKDEIGKGSYGVVKLAYNENDNTYYAMKVLSKKKLIRQAGFPRRPPPRGTRPAPGGCIQPRGPIEQVYQEIAILKKLDHPNVVKLVEVLDDPNEDHLYMVFELVNQGPVMEVPTLKPLSEDQARFYFQDLIKGIEYLHYQKIIHRDIKPSNLLVGEDGHIKIADFGVSNEFKGSDALLSNTVGTPAFMAPESLSETRKIFSGKALDVWAMGVTLYCFVFGQCPFMDERIMCLHSKIKSQALEFPDQPDIGEDLKDLITRMLDKNPESRIVVPEIKLHPWVTRHGAEPLPSEDENCTLVEVTEEEVENSVKHIPSLATVILVKTMIRKRSFGNPFEGSRREERSLSAPGNLLTKQGSEDSLRGPDPPPVGEEEVLL; from the exons ATGTCATCATGCGTCTCTAGCCAGCCCAGCAGCGACCCGGCCGCCCTCCAGGATGAGCTggggggcggcggcggcagcagcagcgaaGGCCAGAAGCCCTGTGAGGCCCTGCAGGGCCTCTCGTCCCTGAGCATCCGCCTGGGCATGGAGTCCTTCATCGTGGTCACCGAGTGTGAGCCGGGCTGCGCGGTGGACCGCAGCCTGGCCCGGGACCGACCCCTGGAGGCCGATGGCCGAGAGGTGCCCCTCGACGCCTCGGCCTCCGGGCCCCAGGCGCGGCCGCAACTGTGCAGTCGCAAGCTCTCTCTGCAGGAGCGGTCCCAGCTGGACACGAACGGACGCTGCGGCCACCTGGCCCTGGCCCACTCTCCCGTGGGCTCCCCGCAGTCCTCGCCGCGGCTGCCTCGGAGGCCCACGGTGGAGTCCCACCACGTCTCCATCACCGGCATGCAG GATTGTGTACAACTGAATCAGTATACACTGAAGGATGAAATTGGAAAG GGCTCCTATGGCGTGGTCAAGTTGGCCTACAATGAAAATGACAATACCTATTAT GCGATGAAGGTGCTGTCCAAAAAGAAGCTGATCCGACAGGCGGGCTTTCCAC GTCGTCCCCCACCCCGAGGCACACGGCCAGCCCCTGGAGGCTGCATCCAGCCTAGGGGCCCCATTGAGCAGGTGTACCAGGAAATCGCCATCCTCAAGAAGCTAGACCACCCCAATGTGGTGAAGCTGGTGGAG GTCCTGGACGACCCCAATGAGGACCATCTGTACATGG TGTTTGAACTGGTCAACCAAGG GCCTGTGATGGAAGTGCCTACCCTCAAACCACTCTCTGAAGACCAGGCCCGTTTCTACTTCCAGGACCTGATCAAAGGCATAGAGTACT TACACTACCAGAAGATCATCCACCGGGACATCAAGCCTTCCAACCTGCTGGTGGGAGAAGATGGGCACATCAAGATTGCCGACTTCGGTGTGAGCAACGAGTTCAAGGGCAGCGACGCGCTCCTCTCTAACACCGTGGGCACACCTGCCTTCATGGCGCCAGAGTCGCTCTCGGAGACCCGGAAGATCTTCTCTGGGAAG GCTTTGGATGTTTGGGCCATGGGTGTAACGCTGTACTGCTTTGTGTTCGGCCAG TGCCCGTTCATGGACGAGCGGATCATGTGTTTACACagtaagatcaagagtcaggcccTGGAATTTCCAGATCA GCCTGACATAGGTGAGGACTTGAAGGACCTCATCACCCGTATGTTGGACAAGAACCCGGAATCAAGGATCGTTGTGCCGGAAATCAAG CTGCACCCCTGGGTCACGAGGCACGGGGCGGAGCCGTTGCCATCGGAGGACGAGAACTGCACGCTGGTCGAGGTGACCGAAGAGGAGGTCGAGAATTCGGTCAAACACATTCCCAGCCTGGCAACCGTG ATCCTGGTGAAGACCATGATACGGAAACGCTCCTTCGGGAACCCGTTTGAGGGCAGCCGGCGGGAGGAGCGCTCATTGTCAGCGCCTGGAAACCTGCTCAC GAAGCAAGGCAGCGAAGACAGCCTCCGGGGCCCCGACCCGCCCCccgtgggggaggaggaagtgcTCTTGTGA
- the CAMKK2 gene encoding calcium/calmodulin-dependent protein kinase kinase 2 isoform X4 yields MSSCVSSQPSSDPAALQDELGGGGGSSSEGQKPCEALQGLSSLSIRLGMESFIVVTECEPGCAVDRSLARDRPLEADGREVPLDASASGPQARPQLCSRKLSLQERSQLDTNGRCGHLALAHSPVGSPQSSPRLPRRPTVESHHVSITGMQDCVQLNQYTLKDEIGKGSYGVVKLAYNENDNTYYAMKVLSKKKLIRQAGFPRRPPPRGTRPAPGGCIQPRGPIEQVYQEIAILKKLDHPNVVKLVEVLDDPNEDHLYMVFELVNQGPVMEVPTLKPLSEDQARFYFQDLIKGIEYLHYQKIIHRDIKPSNLLVGEDGHIKIADFGVSNEFKGSDALLSNTVGTPAFMAPESLSETRKIFSGKALDVWAMGVTLYCFVFGQCPFMDERIMCLHSKIKSQALEFPDQPDIGEDLKDLITRMLDKNPESRIVVPEIKILVKTMIRKRSFGNPFEGSRREERSLSAPGNLLTKQGSEDSLRGPDPPPVGEEEVLL; encoded by the exons ATGTCATCATGCGTCTCTAGCCAGCCCAGCAGCGACCCGGCCGCCCTCCAGGATGAGCTggggggcggcggcggcagcagcagcgaaGGCCAGAAGCCCTGTGAGGCCCTGCAGGGCCTCTCGTCCCTGAGCATCCGCCTGGGCATGGAGTCCTTCATCGTGGTCACCGAGTGTGAGCCGGGCTGCGCGGTGGACCGCAGCCTGGCCCGGGACCGACCCCTGGAGGCCGATGGCCGAGAGGTGCCCCTCGACGCCTCGGCCTCCGGGCCCCAGGCGCGGCCGCAACTGTGCAGTCGCAAGCTCTCTCTGCAGGAGCGGTCCCAGCTGGACACGAACGGACGCTGCGGCCACCTGGCCCTGGCCCACTCTCCCGTGGGCTCCCCGCAGTCCTCGCCGCGGCTGCCTCGGAGGCCCACGGTGGAGTCCCACCACGTCTCCATCACCGGCATGCAG GATTGTGTACAACTGAATCAGTATACACTGAAGGATGAAATTGGAAAG GGCTCCTATGGCGTGGTCAAGTTGGCCTACAATGAAAATGACAATACCTATTAT GCGATGAAGGTGCTGTCCAAAAAGAAGCTGATCCGACAGGCGGGCTTTCCAC GTCGTCCCCCACCCCGAGGCACACGGCCAGCCCCTGGAGGCTGCATCCAGCCTAGGGGCCCCATTGAGCAGGTGTACCAGGAAATCGCCATCCTCAAGAAGCTAGACCACCCCAATGTGGTGAAGCTGGTGGAG GTCCTGGACGACCCCAATGAGGACCATCTGTACATGG TGTTTGAACTGGTCAACCAAGG GCCTGTGATGGAAGTGCCTACCCTCAAACCACTCTCTGAAGACCAGGCCCGTTTCTACTTCCAGGACCTGATCAAAGGCATAGAGTACT TACACTACCAGAAGATCATCCACCGGGACATCAAGCCTTCCAACCTGCTGGTGGGAGAAGATGGGCACATCAAGATTGCCGACTTCGGTGTGAGCAACGAGTTCAAGGGCAGCGACGCGCTCCTCTCTAACACCGTGGGCACACCTGCCTTCATGGCGCCAGAGTCGCTCTCGGAGACCCGGAAGATCTTCTCTGGGAAG GCTTTGGATGTTTGGGCCATGGGTGTAACGCTGTACTGCTTTGTGTTCGGCCAG TGCCCGTTCATGGACGAGCGGATCATGTGTTTACACagtaagatcaagagtcaggcccTGGAATTTCCAGATCA GCCTGACATAGGTGAGGACTTGAAGGACCTCATCACCCGTATGTTGGACAAGAACCCGGAATCAAGGATCGTTGTGCCGGAAATCAAG ATCCTGGTGAAGACCATGATACGGAAACGCTCCTTCGGGAACCCGTTTGAGGGCAGCCGGCGGGAGGAGCGCTCATTGTCAGCGCCTGGAAACCTGCTCAC GAAGCAAGGCAGCGAAGACAGCCTCCGGGGCCCCGACCCGCCCCccgtgggggaggaggaagtgcTCTTGTGA
- the CAMKK2 gene encoding calcium/calmodulin-dependent protein kinase kinase 2 isoform X1, whose product MSSCVSSQPSSDPAALQDELGGGGGSSSEGQKPCEALQGLSSLSIRLGMESFIVVTECEPGCAVDRSLARDRPLEADGREVPLDASASGPQARPQLCSRKLSLQERSQLDTNGRCGHLALAHSPVGSPQSSPRLPRRPTVESHHVSITGMQDCVQLNQYTLKDEIGKGSYGVVKLAYNENDNTYYAMKVLSKKKLIRQAGFPRRPPPRGTRPAPGGCIQPRGPIEQVYQEIAILKKLDHPNVVKLVEVLDDPNEDHLYMVFELVNQGPVMEVPTLKPLSEDQARFYFQDLIKGIEYLHYQKIIHRDIKPSNLLVGEDGHIKIADFGVSNEFKGSDALLSNTVGTPAFMAPESLSETRKIFSGKALDVWAMGVTLYCFVFGQCPFMDERIMCLHSKIKSQALEFPDQPDIGEDLKDLITRMLDKNPESRIVVPEIKLHPWVTRHGAEPLPSEDENCTLVEVTEEEVENSVKHIPSLATVILVKTMIRKRSFGNPFEGSRREERSLSAPGNLLTKKPTRECEPLSEPKEARQRRQPPGPRPAPRGGGGSALVKGGPRAESWGAPAPGSRARMHPLRPDEAME is encoded by the exons ATGTCATCATGCGTCTCTAGCCAGCCCAGCAGCGACCCGGCCGCCCTCCAGGATGAGCTggggggcggcggcggcagcagcagcgaaGGCCAGAAGCCCTGTGAGGCCCTGCAGGGCCTCTCGTCCCTGAGCATCCGCCTGGGCATGGAGTCCTTCATCGTGGTCACCGAGTGTGAGCCGGGCTGCGCGGTGGACCGCAGCCTGGCCCGGGACCGACCCCTGGAGGCCGATGGCCGAGAGGTGCCCCTCGACGCCTCGGCCTCCGGGCCCCAGGCGCGGCCGCAACTGTGCAGTCGCAAGCTCTCTCTGCAGGAGCGGTCCCAGCTGGACACGAACGGACGCTGCGGCCACCTGGCCCTGGCCCACTCTCCCGTGGGCTCCCCGCAGTCCTCGCCGCGGCTGCCTCGGAGGCCCACGGTGGAGTCCCACCACGTCTCCATCACCGGCATGCAG GATTGTGTACAACTGAATCAGTATACACTGAAGGATGAAATTGGAAAG GGCTCCTATGGCGTGGTCAAGTTGGCCTACAATGAAAATGACAATACCTATTAT GCGATGAAGGTGCTGTCCAAAAAGAAGCTGATCCGACAGGCGGGCTTTCCAC GTCGTCCCCCACCCCGAGGCACACGGCCAGCCCCTGGAGGCTGCATCCAGCCTAGGGGCCCCATTGAGCAGGTGTACCAGGAAATCGCCATCCTCAAGAAGCTAGACCACCCCAATGTGGTGAAGCTGGTGGAG GTCCTGGACGACCCCAATGAGGACCATCTGTACATGG TGTTTGAACTGGTCAACCAAGG GCCTGTGATGGAAGTGCCTACCCTCAAACCACTCTCTGAAGACCAGGCCCGTTTCTACTTCCAGGACCTGATCAAAGGCATAGAGTACT TACACTACCAGAAGATCATCCACCGGGACATCAAGCCTTCCAACCTGCTGGTGGGAGAAGATGGGCACATCAAGATTGCCGACTTCGGTGTGAGCAACGAGTTCAAGGGCAGCGACGCGCTCCTCTCTAACACCGTGGGCACACCTGCCTTCATGGCGCCAGAGTCGCTCTCGGAGACCCGGAAGATCTTCTCTGGGAAG GCTTTGGATGTTTGGGCCATGGGTGTAACGCTGTACTGCTTTGTGTTCGGCCAG TGCCCGTTCATGGACGAGCGGATCATGTGTTTACACagtaagatcaagagtcaggcccTGGAATTTCCAGATCA GCCTGACATAGGTGAGGACTTGAAGGACCTCATCACCCGTATGTTGGACAAGAACCCGGAATCAAGGATCGTTGTGCCGGAAATCAAG CTGCACCCCTGGGTCACGAGGCACGGGGCGGAGCCGTTGCCATCGGAGGACGAGAACTGCACGCTGGTCGAGGTGACCGAAGAGGAGGTCGAGAATTCGGTCAAACACATTCCCAGCCTGGCAACCGTG ATCCTGGTGAAGACCATGATACGGAAACGCTCCTTCGGGAACCCGTTTGAGGGCAGCCGGCGGGAGGAGCGCTCATTGTCAGCGCCTGGAAACCTGCTCAC CAAAAAACCAACCAGGGAGTGTGAACCCCTGTCCGAGCCCAAG GAAGCAAGGCAGCGAAGACAGCCTCCGGGGCCCCGACCCGCCCCccgtgggggaggaggaagtgcTCTTGTGAAAGGCGGTCCCCGCGCGGAGAGTTGGGGGGCCCCGGCCCCCGGCTCCCGCGCTCGCATGCATCCTCTGCGGCCCGACGAGGCGATGGAGTAA
- the CAMKK2 gene encoding calcium/calmodulin-dependent protein kinase kinase 2 isoform X2, with product MSSCVSSQPSSDPAALQDELGGGGGSSSEGQKPCEALQGLSSLSIRLGMESFIVVTECEPGCAVDRSLARDRPLEADGREVPLDASASGPQARPQLCSRKLSLQERSQLDTNGRCGHLALAHSPVGSPQSSPRLPRRPTVESHHVSITGMQDCVQLNQYTLKDEIGKGSYGVVKLAYNENDNTYYAMKVLSKKKLIRQAGFPRRPPPRGTRPAPGGCIQPRGPIEQVYQEIAILKKLDHPNVVKLVEVLDDPNEDHLYMVFELVNQGPVMEVPTLKPLSEDQARFYFQDLIKGIEYLHYQKIIHRDIKPSNLLVGEDGHIKIADFGVSNEFKGSDALLSNTVGTPAFMAPESLSETRKIFSGKALDVWAMGVTLYCFVFGQCPFMDERIMCLHSKIKSQALEFPDQPDIGEDLKDLITRMLDKNPESRIVVPEIKILVKTMIRKRSFGNPFEGSRREERSLSAPGNLLTKKPTRECEPLSEPKEARQRRQPPGPRPAPRGGGGSALVKGGPRAESWGAPAPGSRARMHPLRPDEAME from the exons ATGTCATCATGCGTCTCTAGCCAGCCCAGCAGCGACCCGGCCGCCCTCCAGGATGAGCTggggggcggcggcggcagcagcagcgaaGGCCAGAAGCCCTGTGAGGCCCTGCAGGGCCTCTCGTCCCTGAGCATCCGCCTGGGCATGGAGTCCTTCATCGTGGTCACCGAGTGTGAGCCGGGCTGCGCGGTGGACCGCAGCCTGGCCCGGGACCGACCCCTGGAGGCCGATGGCCGAGAGGTGCCCCTCGACGCCTCGGCCTCCGGGCCCCAGGCGCGGCCGCAACTGTGCAGTCGCAAGCTCTCTCTGCAGGAGCGGTCCCAGCTGGACACGAACGGACGCTGCGGCCACCTGGCCCTGGCCCACTCTCCCGTGGGCTCCCCGCAGTCCTCGCCGCGGCTGCCTCGGAGGCCCACGGTGGAGTCCCACCACGTCTCCATCACCGGCATGCAG GATTGTGTACAACTGAATCAGTATACACTGAAGGATGAAATTGGAAAG GGCTCCTATGGCGTGGTCAAGTTGGCCTACAATGAAAATGACAATACCTATTAT GCGATGAAGGTGCTGTCCAAAAAGAAGCTGATCCGACAGGCGGGCTTTCCAC GTCGTCCCCCACCCCGAGGCACACGGCCAGCCCCTGGAGGCTGCATCCAGCCTAGGGGCCCCATTGAGCAGGTGTACCAGGAAATCGCCATCCTCAAGAAGCTAGACCACCCCAATGTGGTGAAGCTGGTGGAG GTCCTGGACGACCCCAATGAGGACCATCTGTACATGG TGTTTGAACTGGTCAACCAAGG GCCTGTGATGGAAGTGCCTACCCTCAAACCACTCTCTGAAGACCAGGCCCGTTTCTACTTCCAGGACCTGATCAAAGGCATAGAGTACT TACACTACCAGAAGATCATCCACCGGGACATCAAGCCTTCCAACCTGCTGGTGGGAGAAGATGGGCACATCAAGATTGCCGACTTCGGTGTGAGCAACGAGTTCAAGGGCAGCGACGCGCTCCTCTCTAACACCGTGGGCACACCTGCCTTCATGGCGCCAGAGTCGCTCTCGGAGACCCGGAAGATCTTCTCTGGGAAG GCTTTGGATGTTTGGGCCATGGGTGTAACGCTGTACTGCTTTGTGTTCGGCCAG TGCCCGTTCATGGACGAGCGGATCATGTGTTTACACagtaagatcaagagtcaggcccTGGAATTTCCAGATCA GCCTGACATAGGTGAGGACTTGAAGGACCTCATCACCCGTATGTTGGACAAGAACCCGGAATCAAGGATCGTTGTGCCGGAAATCAAG ATCCTGGTGAAGACCATGATACGGAAACGCTCCTTCGGGAACCCGTTTGAGGGCAGCCGGCGGGAGGAGCGCTCATTGTCAGCGCCTGGAAACCTGCTCAC CAAAAAACCAACCAGGGAGTGTGAACCCCTGTCCGAGCCCAAG GAAGCAAGGCAGCGAAGACAGCCTCCGGGGCCCCGACCCGCCCCccgtgggggaggaggaagtgcTCTTGTGAAAGGCGGTCCCCGCGCGGAGAGTTGGGGGGCCCCGGCCCCCGGCTCCCGCGCTCGCATGCATCCTCTGCGGCCCGACGAGGCGATGGAGTAA